The proteins below are encoded in one region of Streptomyces marianii:
- a CDS encoding HhH-GPD family protein has product MTATEMPSSVTDVPSDQDGVPGAAEATADLHTPVLAWFDQHARDLPWRRPEAGAWGVMVSEFMLQQTPVNRVLPVYEQWLARWPRPADLAAEAPGEAVRAWGRLGYPRRALRLHGAAVAITERHGGDVPSEHAQLLALPGIGEYTAAAVASFAYGQRHPVLDTNVRRVFARAVTGVQYPPNATTAAERRLARALLPDDEPKAARWAAASMELGALVCTARNEDCGRCPVAGVCAWRLAGKPAHDGPPRRGQTYAGTDRQVRGKLLAVLREAVRPVPRAVLDRVWDEPVQRARALDGLVSDGLVEPLENDRFRLPLT; this is encoded by the coding sequence ATGACTGCGACCGAGATGCCCTCCTCCGTGACCGACGTCCCCTCCGACCAGGACGGTGTGCCCGGCGCCGCCGAGGCCACCGCCGACCTCCACACCCCCGTCCTCGCCTGGTTCGACCAGCACGCCCGCGACCTGCCCTGGCGCCGCCCCGAGGCCGGTGCGTGGGGGGTGATGGTCAGCGAGTTCATGCTGCAGCAGACCCCCGTCAACCGGGTCCTCCCGGTGTACGAGCAGTGGCTGGCCCGCTGGCCGCGCCCCGCGGACCTGGCCGCTGAGGCCCCCGGCGAGGCCGTGCGCGCCTGGGGCCGCCTGGGCTACCCCCGCCGGGCACTGCGGCTGCACGGAGCCGCGGTCGCGATAACGGAGCGGCACGGCGGTGACGTACCCAGCGAGCACGCCCAGCTGCTCGCACTGCCCGGGATCGGCGAGTACACGGCCGCCGCCGTGGCGTCGTTCGCCTACGGGCAGCGCCACCCGGTCCTGGACACCAACGTCCGCCGGGTGTTCGCCCGCGCGGTCACCGGAGTCCAGTACCCGCCGAACGCGACGACCGCGGCCGAACGCCGGCTGGCCCGCGCGCTGTTGCCGGACGACGAGCCGAAGGCGGCCCGCTGGGCCGCAGCCTCCATGGAGCTGGGCGCACTCGTCTGCACCGCGCGCAACGAGGACTGCGGACGGTGCCCCGTGGCCGGGGTGTGCGCCTGGCGCCTCGCCGGCAAGCCGGCCCACGACGGACCGCCCCGGCGCGGCCAGACCTACGCCGGTACGGACCGCCAGGTGCGCGGCAAGCTCCTCGCGGTGCTCCGGGAGGCCGTGCGACCGGTGCCGCGCGCCGTGCTCGACCGGGTCTGGGACGAGCCCGTCCAGCGGGCCCGCGCCCTGGACGGCCTGGTATCGGACGGATTGGTCGAACCTCTGGAGAATGACCGGTTCCGGTTGCCGCTGACCTGA
- a CDS encoding SigE family RNA polymerase sigma factor, producing MAHAEVLEFEEYVRTRQEALLRSARRLVPDPVDAQDLLQTALVRTYGRWDGIADKSLADAYLRRVMINTRTEWWRARKLEEVPTEQLPDASVEDVTEQHADRALLMDVLKVLAPKQRSVVVLRHWEQMSTEETAAALGMSAGTVKSTLHRALARLRQELESRELNARTTERSDHGNQSHAGREERGQERCAA from the coding sequence ATGGCGCACGCAGAGGTGCTCGAGTTCGAGGAGTACGTCCGCACGCGGCAGGAGGCTCTGCTGCGCAGCGCACGACGGCTCGTCCCCGACCCGGTCGACGCCCAGGACCTGCTGCAGACCGCGCTGGTGCGGACCTACGGCCGGTGGGACGGGATAGCCGACAAGTCCCTCGCCGACGCCTATCTGCGCCGCGTCATGATCAACACGCGTACGGAATGGTGGCGGGCCCGCAAGCTGGAGGAGGTCCCCACCGAGCAGCTGCCGGACGCCAGCGTCGAGGACGTCACCGAGCAGCACGCGGACCGGGCCCTGCTCATGGACGTCCTGAAGGTACTCGCGCCCAAGCAGCGCAGCGTGGTCGTGCTGCGGCACTGGGAGCAGATGAGCACCGAGGAGACGGCCGCCGCGCTCGGCATGTCGGCGGGTACCGTGAAGAGCACGCTGCACCGGGCGCTCGCCAGGCTCCGCCAGGAGCTGGAGAGCCGTGAGCTGAACGCCCGGACCACGGAGCGTTCGGATCACGGGAACCAGTCGCACGCAGGGCGTGAGGAACGGGGGCAGGAGCGTTGCGCGGCCTGA
- the cseB gene encoding two-component system response regulator CseB codes for MAETHVLFVEDDDVIREATQLALERDGFTVTAMPDGLAGLEAFRANRPDIALLDVMLPGLDGVSLCRRIRDESTVPVIMLSARADSIDVVLGLEAGADDYVTKPFDGAVLVARIRAVLRRFGHAGGVAGDSGEPGRPGERGVLVFGDLEVDTEGMEVRRDGRPIGLTPTEMRLLLEFSSAPGTVLSRDKLLERVWDYGWGGDTRVVDVHVQRLRTKIGQDRIETVRGFGYKLKA; via the coding sequence ATGGCCGAGACACATGTGCTGTTCGTCGAGGACGACGACGTCATCCGTGAGGCCACCCAGCTGGCGCTGGAGCGCGACGGTTTCACGGTGACCGCCATGCCGGACGGGCTGGCCGGTCTCGAGGCGTTCCGCGCGAACAGGCCCGACATCGCGCTGCTCGACGTGATGCTGCCCGGTCTCGACGGGGTCAGCCTGTGCCGCAGGATCCGGGACGAGTCGACCGTGCCCGTGATCATGCTTTCGGCACGGGCGGACTCGATCGACGTGGTCCTCGGCCTGGAGGCCGGGGCCGACGACTACGTCACGAAGCCGTTCGACGGTGCCGTACTGGTCGCCCGGATACGTGCCGTGCTGCGCCGCTTCGGCCACGCGGGCGGGGTCGCGGGCGACTCGGGCGAGCCGGGCCGTCCGGGCGAGCGCGGAGTGCTGGTCTTCGGCGACCTGGAGGTCGACACGGAGGGCATGGAGGTACGCCGGGACGGCCGTCCGATCGGTCTCACGCCCACGGAGATGCGGTTGCTGCTGGAGTTCTCCTCCGCGCCCGGCACGGTGCTTTCGCGCGACAAGCTGCTGGAGCGCGTCTGGGACTACGGCTGGGGCGGGGACACCCGCGTCGTCGACGTCCATGTGCAGCGGCTCCGCACGAAGATCGGGCAGGACCGGATCGAAACGGTCCGCGGCTTCGGGTACAAGCTCAAGGCATGA
- the cseC gene encoding two-component system sensor histidine kinase CseC has protein sequence MRRPALRTGVRWKISIAIAAVGALIAIALSLVVHNAARVSMLETSRDLQMSRLLFAQRIYETTKPRTEPKLGSKLNDPELPRPLRSLLADGRMATYVQGEGPAPDIWAAVPLSNGDVLSLHSRIPDRSADIMKDLDRALVIGSVSVVFGGCALGVLIGGQLSRRLRKAAAAAGRVAQGNTDVRVREAVGGVVRDETDELARAVDALTDALNERIEAERRVTADIAHELRTPVTGLLTAAELLPPGRPTELVRDRARAMRTLVEDVLEVARLDGASERAELQEIALGEFVSRRVAVLDPEVGISVVHESWVSTDPRRLERILLNLLTNAAKYGRPPIEVTVEGRVVRVRDHGPGFPEALLREGPSRFRTGASDRAGTGHGLGLTIAAGQARVLGARLTFRNAAPEGVVGPGTAGGAIAVLWLPEHAPTNTGSFRRPTFPD, from the coding sequence ATGAGGAGACCGGCCCTGCGCACCGGCGTCCGCTGGAAGATCAGCATCGCGATCGCCGCGGTGGGTGCACTGATCGCGATCGCGCTGAGCCTGGTGGTCCACAACGCCGCCCGGGTGTCGATGCTCGAGACCTCGCGTGATCTGCAGATGAGCCGGCTGCTCTTCGCCCAGCGCATCTACGAGACCACGAAACCGAGGACCGAGCCGAAGCTCGGCTCCAAGCTCAACGACCCTGAACTGCCGCGCCCGCTGCGCAGCCTGCTCGCCGACGGACGGATGGCCACCTATGTGCAGGGGGAGGGCCCGGCGCCCGACATCTGGGCGGCCGTGCCGCTGAGCAACGGCGATGTGCTCTCCCTGCACAGCCGGATACCCGACCGCAGCGCCGACATCATGAAGGACCTCGACCGCGCCCTCGTGATCGGTTCGGTGTCGGTCGTCTTCGGCGGCTGCGCGCTGGGCGTGCTCATCGGCGGACAGCTCTCGCGCCGCCTGCGGAAGGCCGCCGCGGCGGCGGGCAGGGTGGCCCAGGGCAACACGGACGTACGGGTCCGGGAGGCCGTCGGCGGCGTCGTACGCGACGAGACCGACGAGCTGGCGCGGGCGGTCGACGCCCTGACCGACGCGCTCAACGAACGCATAGAGGCCGAACGCCGGGTCACCGCCGACATCGCACACGAGCTGCGCACACCGGTGACCGGACTGCTGACGGCGGCGGAGCTGCTCCCGCCGGGCCGCCCCACCGAGCTGGTGCGGGACCGGGCGCGAGCCATGCGCACCCTGGTCGAGGACGTGCTGGAGGTGGCACGGCTGGACGGCGCTTCGGAGCGGGCCGAGCTCCAGGAGATCGCCCTGGGCGAGTTCGTCAGCCGCCGGGTCGCGGTGCTCGACCCCGAGGTCGGGATCAGCGTCGTACACGAGTCGTGGGTCAGTACGGACCCGAGGCGGCTGGAGCGGATCCTGCTGAATCTGCTGACCAACGCGGCCAAGTACGGCAGGCCGCCGATCGAGGTCACGGTCGAGGGCCGGGTGGTCCGGGTCCGCGACCACGGTCCCGGCTTCCCGGAGGCGCTGCTGCGCGAGGGGCCGAGCCGCTTCCGCACCGGCGCGAGCGACCGTGCGGGAACGGGCCACGGGCTGGGCCTCACCATCGCCGCGGGCCAGGCCCGGGTCCTCGGCGCCCGGCTGACCTTCCGCAACGCGGCCCCGGAGGGCGTCGTGGGGCCGGGCACCGCCGGAGGTGCGATCGCCGTGCTCTGGCTGCCGGAGCACGCGCCGACGAACACGGGAAGTTTCCGCAGACCGACGTTCCCGGACTGA
- a CDS encoding MDR family MFS transporter, which produces MLALMIAMLLAMLDNMIIGTAMPTIVGELGGLAHLSWVVTAYTLATAASTPIWGKLGDMYGRKGVFLTSIVVFLIGSALSGMAQDMGQLIGFRAVQGLGAGGLMVGVMAIIGDLIPPRERGRYQGMMAGVMALAMIGGPLVGGTITDHWGWRWSFYINLPLGAVALAMLGVVLHLPKPDRTAKVRVDYLGAALLTVGITAIVLVTTWGGTEYAWDSAVILELIAIGVAALVGFVFVETKVAEPIMPLHIFRSRNFTLMSVIGFLIGFVMFGAVLFLPLFQQSVQGASATNSGLLLLPMLLSMMVVSLIAGRFTTSSGKYKIFPIVGGALMVAGLFLLAQMDTGTSRLTSGLYMAVLGAGMGFLMQITMLVAQNSVEMKDMGVASSATTLFRTLGSSFGVAIMGALFTSRVQDEMAARGGSVATQQSAQLDAASLARLPEQVREAYQSAVASGTHSAFLLGSAIAVIGFLAAFLVKEVPLKGAGPARTEGDSTGAPDGAKVSEEV; this is translated from the coding sequence CTGCTCGCGCTCATGATCGCGATGCTCCTCGCGATGCTCGACAACATGATCATCGGGACCGCGATGCCGACGATCGTCGGTGAACTCGGCGGCCTCGCCCACCTGTCCTGGGTGGTCACCGCGTACACCCTGGCCACGGCCGCCTCCACCCCCATCTGGGGCAAGCTCGGCGACATGTACGGCCGCAAGGGCGTCTTCCTCACCTCGATCGTCGTCTTCCTGATCGGCTCGGCCCTCAGCGGAATGGCCCAGGACATGGGCCAACTGATCGGCTTCCGAGCCGTCCAGGGCCTGGGTGCCGGGGGTCTCATGGTCGGCGTGATGGCGATCATCGGCGATCTCATACCGCCCCGGGAGCGCGGCAGGTACCAGGGCATGATGGCCGGTGTGATGGCCCTCGCCATGATCGGCGGGCCGCTGGTCGGCGGCACGATCACCGACCACTGGGGCTGGCGCTGGAGCTTCTACATCAACCTGCCGCTCGGCGCGGTCGCCCTCGCGATGCTCGGCGTCGTGCTGCACCTGCCGAAGCCCGACCGGACGGCCAAGGTCCGGGTCGACTACCTCGGGGCGGCGCTGCTCACGGTCGGTATCACCGCGATCGTACTCGTCACCACCTGGGGAGGCACGGAGTACGCCTGGGACTCCGCGGTGATCCTGGAGCTCATCGCGATCGGCGTCGCCGCCCTCGTCGGCTTCGTCTTCGTTGAGACCAAGGTCGCGGAACCGATCATGCCGCTGCACATCTTCCGGAGCCGCAACTTCACCCTGATGTCGGTGATCGGTTTCCTGATCGGCTTCGTGATGTTCGGTGCCGTGCTCTTCCTGCCGCTGTTCCAGCAGTCCGTGCAGGGCGCCTCCGCCACCAACTCCGGGCTGCTGCTCCTGCCGATGCTGCTGTCGATGATGGTCGTCTCGCTCATCGCGGGACGGTTCACCACCAGCAGCGGCAAGTACAAGATCTTCCCGATCGTCGGGGGTGCCCTGATGGTGGCCGGGCTCTTCCTGCTCGCGCAGATGGACACGGGCACCTCGCGGCTCACCTCGGGCCTCTACATGGCGGTCCTCGGCGCCGGCATGGGCTTCCTGATGCAGATCACGATGCTGGTCGCGCAGAACAGCGTCGAGATGAAGGACATGGGCGTCGCCTCCTCGGCGACCACCCTCTTCCGCACCCTCGGCTCCTCCTTCGGCGTGGCGATCATGGGTGCCCTCTTCACCTCCCGGGTCCAGGACGAGATGGCCGCACGGGGTGGGTCGGTGGCGACACAGCAGTCGGCACAGCTCGACGCCGCGAGTCTGGCGAGACTGCCGGAGCAGGTGCGGGAGGCCTACCAGTCCGCGGTGGCCTCCGGTACGCACTCCGCGTTCCTGCTCGGCTCCGCGATCGCGGTGATCGGCTTCCTGGCGGCGTTCCTGGTCAAGGAAGTGCCGCTGAAGGGCGCCGGCCCGGCCCGCACGGAGGGCGATTCGACCGGTGCTCCCGATGGCGCGAAGGTCTCCGAGGAGGTCTGA
- a CDS encoding TetR/AcrR family transcriptional regulator has protein sequence MARGNTRQRIQDVALELFAEQGYEKTSLREIAERLDVTKAALYYHFKTKEDIVISLFQDLTRPIDELIAWAEEQPHTLETKQEILRRYQEALVGAYPLFRFMQENQATVRELSIGETFKERMITMTRLIQEPGLALTDRVRCVSALFTMHAGMFFMQHVEGDPEDKREAVLEVAVDLVSQAHHGPRG, from the coding sequence ATGGCCAGAGGCAACACCCGCCAGCGCATTCAGGACGTAGCCCTGGAACTCTTCGCCGAGCAGGGCTATGAGAAGACGTCGCTGCGCGAGATCGCCGAGCGGCTCGATGTGACGAAAGCGGCGCTCTACTACCACTTCAAGACCAAGGAAGACATCGTCATCAGCCTGTTCCAGGACCTGACGCGGCCCATCGACGAGCTCATCGCCTGGGCCGAGGAGCAACCGCACACCCTGGAGACCAAGCAGGAGATCCTGCGCCGCTACCAGGAGGCGCTCGTCGGCGCCTACCCGCTCTTCCGCTTCATGCAGGAGAACCAGGCGACCGTGCGTGAGCTGAGCATCGGCGAGACCTTCAAGGAGCGCATGATCACCATGACCCGGCTGATCCAGGAGCCGGGCCTGGCCCTGACCGACCGGGTGCGCTGCGTCAGCGCGCTGTTCACGATGCACGCCGGGATGTTCTTCATGCAGCACGTCGAAGGCGACCCCGAGGACAAGCGTGAAGCCGTCCTCGAGGTCGCCGTCGATCTGGTGTCGCAGGCCCATCACGGCCCGCGGGGGTGA
- a CDS encoding M23 family metallopeptidase: protein MSKRITPTRFLPSALRTRGAVVAAGLGAAMVVGAGAGVASADTVKGSVAAEAKPAAKKAKANAWVKPVSGYTLTASFNQGGAMWSNKHSGQDFAVPVGTPVKAASGGVVVKAGPNGGGDGPAYGNAIVIKHGNGKYSQYAHLSKINVHVGQSVNAGKLIALSGNTGNSSGPHLHFEIRTTPNYGSALNPANFLRAQGVTI from the coding sequence ATGTCGAAGCGCATCACCCCCACCCGTTTCCTTCCGTCCGCGCTCCGTACCCGTGGTGCCGTCGTGGCCGCCGGACTCGGCGCCGCGATGGTCGTCGGGGCCGGTGCCGGTGTCGCGTCCGCCGACACGGTGAAGGGCTCGGTCGCCGCCGAGGCGAAGCCCGCGGCGAAGAAGGCCAAGGCCAACGCGTGGGTCAAGCCGGTCTCGGGCTACACCCTGACCGCCAGCTTCAACCAGGGCGGCGCCATGTGGTCCAACAAGCACTCCGGCCAGGACTTCGCCGTTCCGGTCGGCACCCCGGTGAAGGCCGCCAGCGGCGGTGTCGTCGTCAAGGCCGGCCCGAACGGCGGCGGTGACGGTCCGGCGTACGGCAACGCCATCGTGATCAAGCACGGCAACGGCAAGTACTCGCAGTACGCGCACCTGTCGAAGATCAACGTGCACGTCGGCCAGAGCGTGAACGCCGGCAAGCTCATAGCCCTGTCCGGCAACACCGGCAACTCGTCCGGCCCGCACCTGCACTTCGAGATCCGTACGACCCCGAACTACGGCTCGGCCCTGAACCCGGCGAACTTCCTGCGCGCCCAGGGCGTCACCATCTGA
- a CDS encoding NACHT domain-containing protein, giving the protein MEPALIGTRLASAVLSPLVRRLLVQEGGGAALTDRPVRLAGLVSFRGEKRTLTERDVRRLAGTLVRESLTRPGEPPFPGDEAEAVADALSRSLLALGDLEMDDVQAVRHGHRELARRLRATPAARSAAEGLSADATLYLDSITEWACLHILQFFTQRSSFVARTLVEQSRTQAELIAKLDELILRVPRTDARDTAFERRYLPYVGRRYGHLTIYGIDLHEAPDEWPLDVAYLCLEASARTGPSGDRPTGPAAVGPAADPRTDPPGDRPTVPHARPEPPDDGVRWLRRASVTDGPEAEPVQADQTLAAHDRVLLRGVAGSGKTTLVQWLAVSASRTAGEDPDGRMAYLHDRVPFVLPLRTLTRHGERLPGPGGFLSAVGCPLTPPEGWADRVLTAGRGLILVDGLDEVPEAERSRTRRWLRDLLGAYGDGNRWLVTSRPSAVRDDWLAPDGFTDLTLSPMSRRAVTAFVQRWHRAAGADAGTYEQPLQDALRGKRDLAALATNPLMCGLICALHRDRRGFLPRGRRALYEAALTMLLTRRDRERDLGAPSGVDLAEAPQIQLVQRLAYWMTLNGRTQMDRSRAESLVTGAVPAVPEAAAAGDPQAVFGHLLHRSGLLRESSPGAVDFVHRTFQDFLAAKAIVDEWHIGVLTRHAADDQWEDVIRMSVAHARPRERAEIFTELLAAADAAPDRATQLRILVVAAAAMEQATEIAPSVRETLLSRTAEAIPPRTVEEARALSAAGPLVLDLLPGPEHAADDDVARMTVVTASLVGSEAAVPFLARYAEHPSVRVRSQLVWAWDRYGHDEYARDVIAAVDPSGLYFTVRNAEQARSVAALAGGRAVHFQGDLPGELITATVRSCAPPAVRISQNPQLTDLTWLADAPASPEDVEIDRCPALTDLSAVGPLTTLLLDDSQLAVVERVPDTEGVQVELRRAVPNLRRIAALFPGLPSLSVVHLWQDEPVDLSPLTAVDGLRRVLLVGDPTLFLGADDLAARVSLSVRLPE; this is encoded by the coding sequence ATGGAGCCCGCACTGATCGGCACCCGCCTCGCATCGGCGGTGCTCTCCCCCCTCGTCAGGCGCCTCCTGGTGCAGGAGGGCGGCGGCGCCGCCCTCACCGACCGCCCCGTGCGACTCGCGGGCCTGGTCTCCTTCCGGGGCGAGAAGCGCACCCTCACCGAGCGGGACGTCCGCAGGCTCGCGGGCACCCTCGTCCGGGAGTCGCTGACCCGGCCCGGCGAGCCGCCGTTTCCCGGTGACGAGGCCGAAGCCGTCGCGGACGCCCTGTCCCGGAGCCTGCTGGCCCTGGGCGACCTGGAGATGGACGACGTCCAGGCCGTCCGCCACGGCCACCGCGAACTCGCCCGGCGACTGCGCGCCACCCCCGCGGCACGGAGCGCGGCCGAGGGCCTGTCCGCGGACGCCACCCTCTACCTCGACTCGATCACCGAGTGGGCCTGCCTCCACATCCTGCAGTTCTTCACCCAGCGGTCGTCCTTCGTCGCCCGCACCCTCGTCGAGCAGAGCCGCACCCAGGCCGAGCTGATCGCGAAACTCGACGAGCTGATCCTGCGCGTGCCGCGTACGGACGCCCGTGACACGGCGTTCGAGCGCCGCTACCTCCCGTACGTCGGGCGGAGGTACGGGCACCTCACGATCTACGGCATCGACCTGCACGAGGCACCGGACGAGTGGCCGCTGGACGTGGCCTACCTCTGCCTGGAGGCCTCCGCCCGGACCGGACCGTCCGGGGACCGGCCCACCGGACCGGCCGCGGTCGGGCCGGCCGCCGACCCCCGGACCGACCCGCCCGGGGACCGGCCCACTGTGCCGCACGCCCGCCCGGAGCCGCCGGACGACGGCGTCCGGTGGCTGCGGAGGGCGAGCGTCACGGACGGGCCGGAGGCGGAACCCGTGCAAGCGGACCAGACCCTCGCCGCCCACGACCGGGTGCTGCTCCGCGGCGTCGCCGGCTCCGGGAAGACCACCCTCGTCCAGTGGCTGGCCGTGTCCGCGAGCCGCACCGCGGGGGAGGATCCCGACGGGCGGATGGCCTACCTCCACGACCGCGTCCCCTTCGTCCTGCCCCTGCGCACCCTCACCCGCCACGGCGAGCGGCTGCCCGGCCCCGGCGGATTCCTGTCGGCCGTGGGCTGCCCCCTCACCCCGCCCGAGGGCTGGGCGGACCGGGTCCTCACCGCCGGCCGCGGGCTGATCCTCGTCGACGGCCTCGACGAGGTCCCCGAGGCGGAGCGGAGCCGCACCCGACGCTGGCTGCGCGACCTGCTGGGCGCGTACGGCGACGGCAACCGCTGGCTCGTCACCTCCCGCCCCTCCGCCGTACGCGACGACTGGCTCGCCCCGGACGGCTTCACCGACCTCACTCTCTCGCCCATGAGCCGCCGCGCGGTCACGGCGTTCGTGCAGCGCTGGCACCGTGCTGCGGGCGCCGACGCGGGGACGTACGAGCAGCCGCTCCAAGACGCCCTCCGCGGCAAACGGGACCTCGCCGCCCTCGCCACCAACCCCCTGATGTGCGGACTCATCTGCGCACTCCACCGCGACCGGCGCGGCTTCCTCCCTCGCGGCCGCAGGGCCCTCTACGAGGCGGCGCTCACGATGCTGCTCACCCGCCGCGACCGGGAGCGGGACCTGGGGGCACCCTCCGGCGTCGACCTCGCGGAGGCACCGCAGATCCAGCTCGTCCAGCGCCTGGCGTACTGGATGACGCTCAACGGGCGTACGCAGATGGATCGTTCACGAGCGGAGTCGCTGGTCACGGGAGCGGTCCCGGCGGTTCCCGAGGCGGCCGCCGCCGGGGACCCCCAGGCCGTCTTCGGTCATCTGCTGCACCGCAGCGGACTGCTGCGCGAATCCTCCCCCGGTGCCGTGGACTTCGTGCACCGCACCTTCCAGGACTTCCTCGCGGCCAAGGCGATCGTGGACGAGTGGCACATCGGAGTCCTCACCCGGCATGCGGCGGACGACCAGTGGGAGGACGTGATCCGGATGAGCGTGGCCCATGCGCGGCCGCGCGAACGCGCCGAGATCTTCACGGAGTTGCTCGCCGCGGCGGACGCGGCACCCGACCGCGCCACCCAGCTGCGGATCCTGGTGGTCGCGGCGGCGGCGATGGAACAGGCCACGGAGATCGCGCCCTCCGTCCGCGAGACGCTGCTGAGCCGTACGGCCGAGGCCATTCCGCCGAGGACCGTCGAGGAGGCCCGTGCCCTGTCCGCCGCGGGTCCCCTGGTGCTCGACCTGCTGCCGGGGCCCGAACACGCGGCCGACGACGACGTGGCGCGCATGACGGTCGTCACCGCCTCGCTCGTCGGCTCCGAAGCGGCGGTCCCCTTCCTCGCCCGGTACGCCGAACATCCCTCGGTGCGGGTGCGCTCGCAGCTCGTGTGGGCCTGGGACCGGTACGGCCACGACGAGTACGCCAGGGACGTGATCGCCGCCGTCGACCCGTCAGGGCTCTACTTCACGGTGCGCAACGCCGAGCAGGCCCGCTCGGTCGCCGCCCTCGCCGGCGGCCGCGCGGTGCACTTCCAGGGGGACCTGCCAGGTGAGCTCATCACCGCGACCGTCCGGTCCTGTGCCCCTCCAGCGGTCCGCATCTCCCAGAACCCGCAGCTCACCGACCTCACCTGGCTGGCGGACGCGCCCGCGTCGCCGGAGGACGTCGAGATCGACCGCTGCCCCGCTCTCACCGACCTCTCGGCCGTGGGCCCCCTCACCACGCTCCTCCTCGACGACAGCCAACTGGCCGTCGTGGAGAGGGTGCCGGACACGGAGGGGGTCCAGGTGGAGCTGAGGCGGGCGGTACCGAACCTGCGCCGCATCGCGGCTCTCTTCCCCGGCCTTCCCTCCCTCTCCGTCGTGCACCTGTGGCAGGACGAACCGGTCGACCTGTCTCCGCTCACGGCCGTCGACGGGCTGCGCCGGGTCCTCCTCGTCGGCGACCCCACCCTGTTCCTGGGGGCGGACGACCTCGCCGCACGTGTCTCACTGTCCGTCAGACTACCTGAATGA